A window of Mucilaginibacter sp. PAMC 26640 contains these coding sequences:
- a CDS encoding glycoside hydrolase family 97 produces MKYLNFFALFLLLTSAKYAYCQKQSVVFSSPNKRLTLTVNTADKKLAYAIKLGNTTIIKSSALGLVVDSTDLGDNARITGAAVLSKINEDYAIIGNHTAAHNRANEAEIPVTTSGRKFSLIVRVYDDGVAIRYTLPTDAKHINSEHTAWTLPDNIAKIAWADYSQSYEGLNYVTPLDHVTEGKTIMGPITFQTNGYYVSISEADCENFSDMAFVRAGNVLSVNYPFAQSGWEIKPGTAILKGTYKGKPVSPWRTTLVAGSLNQLVNSDLITNLCPPPAKGSDFSWVKPGRSLWQWWSVGEPKLDDQKKWYDAAAKLKWEYYLVDDGWRNWKQDNKDQWQLLKEVIDYGKTVGVKSIVWVDSKEFRKAPERQAYLQKIKALGASGIKIDFIPDATAEIMQWYAETQQECADLHLLLNFHGSVKPTGLRRTFPNDITREAIRGNEYHMTRYSRVMPPQHDVTVPFTRLLTGPADFTSVILNPKELASTKFTWPHEFAQTIVYLSPITHFADQYQFYLDSPIFDLFQQIPTTWDETRVLSCTSLGDIAAFARRKGNTWWIGVMNGATEQEVKIPLDFLTSQIKASLIYDGETNTSVYRKEQMVSNKTVLTIKLRPSGGFVARM; encoded by the coding sequence ATGAAGTATCTAAATTTTTTCGCTTTGTTTTTACTGTTAACTTCAGCAAAGTACGCCTATTGTCAAAAGCAATCAGTTGTATTTAGCAGCCCAAACAAACGATTAACACTAACTGTAAATACAGCCGACAAAAAATTAGCTTACGCTATTAAGTTAGGAAATACTACTATTATTAAATCGTCAGCTTTAGGTTTGGTAGTTGATAGTACCGACCTGGGCGATAATGCACGTATAACAGGAGCCGCAGTTTTAAGCAAGATCAATGAAGATTATGCTATTATTGGTAACCACACAGCAGCGCATAACCGTGCTAATGAGGCGGAGATACCTGTAACTACTTCGGGTAGAAAATTCAGCCTGATCGTTAGGGTTTATGATGATGGTGTGGCTATCCGTTATACGCTTCCGACCGACGCGAAACATATTAATAGCGAACATACTGCTTGGACCTTACCAGATAACATTGCTAAAATTGCCTGGGCCGATTACTCGCAAAGCTATGAAGGCCTAAATTACGTGACCCCTCTTGATCATGTTACCGAAGGAAAAACCATTATGGGGCCGATTACTTTTCAAACCAATGGTTACTATGTATCAATATCAGAAGCTGATTGCGAGAATTTTTCGGATATGGCATTTGTGCGTGCGGGCAATGTGCTGAGCGTAAATTATCCTTTCGCTCAATCAGGTTGGGAAATAAAACCTGGTACTGCTATTTTAAAAGGCACCTATAAAGGCAAGCCGGTTTCGCCATGGCGCACCACTTTGGTAGCCGGGTCGTTGAACCAGTTGGTGAATTCAGATCTTATAACCAACCTTTGCCCGCCGCCTGCAAAGGGTTCAGATTTTTCATGGGTTAAACCGGGACGTAGTTTATGGCAATGGTGGAGCGTTGGCGAGCCAAAACTGGATGATCAGAAAAAATGGTATGATGCAGCTGCTAAACTAAAATGGGAGTATTATTTGGTTGATGATGGTTGGCGCAATTGGAAACAGGACAATAAGGACCAATGGCAATTGTTAAAAGAAGTAATAGACTATGGCAAAACAGTAGGTGTAAAATCAATTGTTTGGGTTGATTCAAAGGAGTTTAGGAAAGCGCCCGAGCGCCAGGCCTATCTTCAAAAAATTAAGGCTTTGGGAGCATCGGGTATTAAAATAGATTTTATACCTGATGCCACAGCCGAAATTATGCAATGGTACGCTGAAACCCAACAAGAATGTGCCGACCTGCATTTGCTCCTCAACTTTCATGGCAGTGTAAAACCTACCGGCTTGCGGCGCACTTTTCCTAATGATATTACACGCGAAGCGATACGAGGGAACGAATACCATATGACCCGTTACAGCCGGGTTATGCCGCCACAGCATGATGTCACTGTGCCGTTTACCCGTTTATTGACGGGCCCGGCAGATTTTACATCAGTAATATTAAATCCTAAGGAATTGGCCAGCACAAAATTTACCTGGCCGCATGAGTTTGCACAAACAATTGTATACCTGTCGCCGATAACCCATTTTGCCGATCAATACCAGTTTTATTTGGATAGCCCCATTTTCGATTTGTTTCAGCAGATACCAACTACCTGGGACGAAACCCGCGTATTGAGCTGCACCAGCCTGGGCGATATAGCCGCTTTTGCCCGCCGCAAAGGCAATACCTGGTGGATTGGCGTAATGAATGGTGCCACCGAACAGGAAGTAAAAATACCACTTGACTTTTTAACCAGCCAAATTAAAGCCAGCTTAATTTATGATGGCGAAACAAATACTAGCGTTTACCGGAAAGAACAGATGGTAAGTAATAAGACTGTATTGACCATAAAGCTACGTCCAAGCGGTGGGTTTGTGGCTAGGATGTAA
- a CDS encoding two-component system response regulator, with translation MNKKKINVLYVDDEANNLFSFKATFRIKHHVLTALSGDEALKILANNEIDVIITDQRMPEMTGVEFLEKVVKEFPDPMRILLTGFSDMTAVIDAVNKGKIFHYLAKPWNEEELDNSINAAYLKYVEKAELKDTNEKLEESNDQLEFLLRQRLLS, from the coding sequence ATGAATAAAAAGAAAATAAATGTGCTTTATGTGGATGATGAAGCGAATAACCTTTTTTCATTCAAAGCTACCTTCCGGATTAAACATCATGTATTGACTGCATTAAGTGGAGACGAAGCGCTTAAAATACTGGCAAATAATGAGATCGACGTTATTATTACCGACCAACGTATGCCAGAGATGACAGGTGTAGAATTTTTAGAAAAGGTTGTAAAGGAATTTCCGGATCCTATGCGCATACTGCTAACTGGATTTTCTGACATGACCGCCGTGATTGATGCGGTTAACAAAGGGAAAATATTCCATTACCTGGCAAAACCATGGAATGAAGAGGAACTGGACAACAGTATTAACGCAGCCTACCTTAAATACGTTGAAAAGGCAGAACTAAAAGACACTAACGAAAAGCTGGAAGAATCTAATGATCAATTGGAATTTTTGTTGAGGCAAAGGCTCCTTTCCTGA